From a single Flavobacterium sp. genomic region:
- a CDS encoding sodium-dependent bicarbonate transport family permease, which translates to MNFNLLLENLTNPALLYFILGIVAVYLKSDLEIPQNSSKFISLYLLFAIGFKGGQELSHETITSEILWSMLFGVSIAIIIPFYTFFILKRKLNVHDAGAIAAAYGSISAVTFVTAVSYLESHQLSLHGYMVAIMAIMESPAIIVGLVLISIFNKEQSNKINKAEIIRHSFTNGSVLLIIGSLIIGYLTSAKDAQGIAPFTNDLFKGFLAIFLLDMGITSGKKLKSFFSHGWFPFAFALLIPLVNGSIFAWLSGFVTDDISNRFIFSILAASASYIAVPAAMKITVPKANPGLFLPMALAITFPVNITIGMPLYFFIVQNC; encoded by the coding sequence ATGAATTTTAACTTACTTCTTGAAAATTTAACAAATCCCGCATTATTATATTTTATTCTTGGGATCGTAGCTGTGTATTTAAAAAGTGATTTAGAAATTCCTCAAAATTCCTCTAAGTTTATCTCGCTTTATCTGCTTTTTGCTATTGGTTTTAAAGGAGGACAAGAATTGTCTCACGAAACAATTACTAGTGAAATTCTTTGGTCGATGCTGTTTGGAGTATCAATTGCTATTATAATTCCGTTTTATACTTTTTTTATTCTTAAACGCAAATTAAATGTTCATGATGCAGGTGCAATTGCGGCTGCTTATGGTTCCATTAGTGCTGTTACCTTTGTTACTGCGGTATCTTATTTAGAATCACATCAACTTTCACTCCATGGCTATATGGTGGCTATTATGGCTATTATGGAGTCACCAGCTATTATTGTTGGTTTGGTATTAATTTCAATATTTAACAAAGAGCAATCAAATAAAATTAATAAGGCAGAAATTATTAGACATTCATTCACTAATGGAAGTGTCTTATTAATTATTGGTAGTTTAATAATTGGTTATCTAACGAGTGCAAAAGATGCACAAGGAATAGCTCCTTTTACAAATGATTTATTCAAAGGTTTTTTAGCAATCTTTTTATTAGATATGGGAATTACTAGTGGTAAAAAATTGAAATCTTTCTTTTCTCATGGTTGGTTTCCTTTTGCTTTTGCCTTATTAATTCCGTTAGTAAATGGAAGTATTTTTGCTTGGTTGAGTGGTTTTGTTACAGATGATATTTCTAATCGTTTCATTTTTTCGATACTAGCAGCAAGTGCTTCATATATTGCTGTGCCAGCAGCAATGAAAATAACTGTTCCAAAAGCAAATCCAGGATTATTTTTACCTATGGCATTGGCAATTACATTTCCAGTTAATATAACCATTGGAATGCCATTGTATTTTTTTATTGTTCAGAATTGCTAA
- a CDS encoding carbon-nitrogen hydrolase family protein yields the protein MEFKKFKAATVQTSPVFLNVEKTVDKAISFIKEASNNGAKLIAFPEVFIAGYPYWNWIMMPVQGSKWYEELYKNSVDVTGPEIKKLCLAAKDNDIHIVMGINERGKSYGEIYNTNLIIDNKGVIVGKHRKLVPTWAEKLTWSSGDGSSLKVYNTEIGPIGTLACGENTNTLARFTLLSQGELIHIANYISLPVAPPDYDMAEAIKIRAAAHSFEGKLFTIVSCSTISQEIKDALRADVPNVDELLDRKSSAFSGFIGPNGAVIGQPLIDEEGMVYAEIDLVKCIQPKQMHDILGHYNRFDIFDLRVNTAPTRKITFIDNHEEFNKR from the coding sequence ATGGAATTCAAAAAATTCAAAGCCGCAACCGTTCAAACGTCACCTGTATTTCTTAATGTAGAAAAAACAGTCGACAAAGCCATTTCTTTTATTAAAGAAGCTAGTAATAACGGAGCAAAATTAATCGCTTTTCCAGAGGTTTTTATCGCTGGATATCCGTATTGGAATTGGATTATGATGCCTGTTCAAGGGAGTAAATGGTACGAAGAATTATATAAAAATTCGGTTGACGTAACAGGTCCAGAAATCAAGAAACTTTGCTTAGCCGCTAAAGATAATGATATTCATATTGTGATGGGTATCAACGAACGAGGCAAAAGCTATGGCGAAATTTACAATACGAATTTAATTATTGACAACAAAGGCGTTATCGTTGGAAAACATAGAAAGTTAGTCCCAACATGGGCTGAAAAACTAACCTGGTCTTCAGGTGATGGTTCTTCTTTAAAAGTCTACAATACAGAAATCGGACCTATTGGAACTTTAGCTTGTGGCGAAAATACAAATACATTAGCACGTTTTACACTACTTTCTCAAGGCGAATTGATTCATATAGCGAATTATATTTCCCTTCCCGTAGCACCACCAGATTACGACATGGCGGAAGCGATTAAAATTCGTGCTGCTGCACATTCGTTTGAAGGAAAATTATTTACAATTGTTTCTTGTTCAACTATTTCGCAAGAAATTAAAGACGCTTTACGTGCCGATGTTCCGAATGTAGATGAATTATTAGATAGAAAAAGTTCCGCATTCTCAGGATTTATAGGTCCGAATGGAGCTGTTATTGGGCAACCATTAATTGATGAAGAAGGAATGGTGTATGCCGAAATTGATTTAGTAAAATGCATCCAACCAAAACAAATGCACGATATTTTAGGACATTACAATCGATTTGATATTTTTGATTTACGAGTAAATACCGCTCCAACTCGAAAAATTACGTTTATCGATAATCACGAAGAGTTCAATAAGAGATAA
- a CDS encoding Asp/Glu racemase: MKYRIGQIVPSSNVTMETEIPAIFRSRETILPERFTFHSSRMRMKKVTKEELEAMDAMSLKCAQELSDAHVDVMGYACLVAIMSMGRGYHCVSEVNLHQETVANDFPTPIVTSAGALINGLKVLGAKQISIITPYMRPLTDMVVDYIENQGIKVKQSIALEIPDNLEVAAQNPMNLLEIYKQLDLTDVDVLVASACVQMPSLEAIDLIQAECGIPVTSAAVCTTYEMMKKIEIEAKSAIGGELLSGKY, translated from the coding sequence ATGAAATACAGAATAGGCCAAATAGTTCCATCCTCAAACGTAACGATGGAAACCGAAATACCAGCAATCTTTCGTTCACGCGAAACCATTTTACCAGAACGCTTTACGTTTCACAGCAGTAGAATGCGCATGAAAAAAGTAACCAAAGAAGAATTGGAAGCGATGGATGCTATGAGTTTGAAGTGTGCACAAGAATTATCAGATGCGCATGTAGATGTAATGGGTTATGCTTGTTTAGTAGCCATAATGAGTATGGGACGCGGTTATCATTGTGTATCGGAAGTGAATTTACATCAAGAAACAGTGGCAAATGACTTCCCTACTCCTATTGTTACTTCAGCAGGAGCTTTGATTAATGGATTGAAGGTTTTGGGTGCGAAACAAATTTCGATTATTACTCCTTATATGCGTCCGTTAACCGACATGGTGGTAGATTATATTGAAAACCAAGGCATTAAAGTTAAACAAAGTATTGCTTTAGAAATTCCAGACAATTTAGAAGTGGCTGCTCAAAATCCGATGAATTTATTGGAGATTTATAAACAATTGGATTTAACTGATGTGGATGTTTTGGTTGCTTCAGCTTGTGTACAAATGCCATCGTTAGAAGCTATTGATTTAATTCAAGCAGAATGCGGTATTCCTGTAACTTCAGCTGCCGTTTGCACAACATACGAAATGATGAAAAAAATAGAAATCGAAGCAAAATCAGCTATTGGCGGTGAATTGCTGAGTGGAAAATATTAA
- a CDS encoding fumarylacetoacetate hydrolase family protein produces the protein MKLLTYKTQDTEPRLGFIHNNQVIDMQDFGDISNFPLPNDMLELIDMGFEIIPEITEMIAETPTNFFEEIAYEMNEVTILAPIEKPRKNIIGIGLNYTEHVAESARTLDTTGKLPTKPIIFSKPPTTVTATNTEIIKNTKLTSQLDWECELAVIISKKGKYVPKSEALDYVFGYTVINDISARDCRREGQWIVSKGQDTFAPMGPVLVTKDEIENPHNLNLSLKVNGVEKQNSNTKLMLFNINDLIEDLSTVFTLEAGDIIATGTPAGVGAGRNPQEWMHDGDVVEATVEGIGTIVNTVKEI, from the coding sequence ATGAAACTACTTACTTATAAAACACAAGATACTGAGCCTCGTTTAGGTTTCATTCATAACAACCAAGTCATCGATATGCAGGATTTTGGTGATATTTCTAATTTTCCATTACCAAATGATATGTTGGAATTAATTGATATGGGATTTGAAATTATTCCAGAAATTACCGAGATGATTGCGGAAACACCTACAAATTTCTTCGAAGAAATCGCTTACGAAATGAACGAAGTAACCATTTTGGCTCCTATAGAAAAACCAAGAAAAAACATCATTGGAATTGGTTTAAATTATACCGAACACGTTGCCGAAAGTGCTCGTACGTTAGATACTACAGGAAAGCTTCCAACAAAACCGATTATCTTTTCAAAACCACCAACAACTGTTACAGCTACCAATACAGAAATTATCAAAAACACCAAACTAACATCACAATTAGATTGGGAATGTGAATTAGCAGTAATCATCTCAAAGAAAGGTAAATACGTGCCTAAATCGGAAGCTTTAGATTATGTATTTGGATATACAGTAATTAACGATATCTCAGCGCGTGATTGTCGCCGTGAAGGACAATGGATTGTTTCTAAAGGTCAAGACACATTCGCTCCAATGGGACCTGTTTTAGTAACGAAAGACGAAATCGAAAACCCACACAACTTGAATTTATCCCTAAAAGTAAACGGAGTTGAAAAACAAAATTCGAATACTAAATTAATGTTATTCAACATCAACGATTTGATTGAAGATTTAAGTACGGTTTTCACTTTAGAAGCAGGTGATATTATCGCAACTGGAACTCCAGCAGGTGTTGGCGCAGGAAGAAATCCACAAGAATGGATGCATGATGGTGATGTGGTTGAAGCTACTGTGGAAGGAATTGGAACCATAGTAAATACAGTTAAGGAAATATAA
- a CDS encoding cupin domain-containing protein — MEENNYSDDQYGRARVQDSLELIAYYKELETLGAGALWTVANDIEPWEPRSSSVPMLWKYDDLRDLVLKSSELVTPEQAGRRVVYLVNDKRKDVSAAVGWLYTGIQVTRPGEFTSAHRHRASALRFIMEGEKGYTVVDGNKIMLEVNDFVITPNSTWHEHGVEEGGKTCIWQDGLDIPLVNALEANDYAVYDGKQPLTAPLNFSPITYGCAGLIPADKTWDKPYSPLFKYSWKNVYPALLEAQKVNEINPFDGIFMQYSNPLTGGHVMQTMGAAMQLLPAGFKGKAHKHTGSFVYQCAKGKGYTIINGKRFDWKERDIFCIPSWAWHEHHNLSETEDACLFNFNDLPVIEKLGLFQGRELTENNGHQQIQ, encoded by the coding sequence ATGGAAGAAAACAACTATTCAGACGACCAATACGGAAGAGCGCGCGTTCAGGACTCTCTCGAATTAATTGCTTACTATAAAGAATTAGAAACACTTGGAGCTGGTGCATTATGGACAGTTGCCAATGACATTGAACCTTGGGAACCACGTTCTTCATCGGTTCCAATGTTATGGAAATATGATGATTTACGCGATTTGGTTTTAAAATCATCCGAATTAGTAACGCCTGAACAAGCTGGAAGACGTGTTGTTTATTTGGTTAACGATAAACGAAAAGACGTTTCAGCAGCTGTGGGTTGGTTATACACTGGAATTCAAGTAACACGACCTGGCGAATTTACTTCGGCGCACCGTCATCGTGCTTCTGCCCTACGTTTTATTATGGAAGGCGAAAAAGGATATACCGTGGTTGATGGCAACAAAATTATGCTAGAAGTGAATGATTTTGTCATTACTCCTAATTCTACATGGCACGAGCATGGCGTGGAAGAAGGCGGAAAAACATGTATTTGGCAAGATGGTTTGGATATTCCGTTAGTCAATGCTTTAGAAGCCAATGATTATGCGGTTTATGATGGGAAACAACCCTTAACAGCGCCACTGAATTTTTCACCAATTACATATGGTTGTGCAGGATTAATTCCAGCCGATAAAACCTGGGATAAACCATATTCCCCGCTCTTCAAATATTCTTGGAAAAACGTTTATCCAGCCTTATTAGAAGCTCAAAAAGTGAATGAAATCAATCCGTTTGACGGTATTTTTATGCAATATTCGAATCCTTTAACAGGCGGACACGTGATGCAAACGATGGGTGCAGCGATGCAATTATTACCTGCTGGATTCAAAGGAAAAGCACACAAACATACAGGTTCATTTGTGTACCAATGTGCGAAAGGAAAAGGCTACACCATCATCAACGGAAAACGTTTCGATTGGAAAGAAAGAGATATTTTCTGTATTCCTAGTTGGGCTTGGCACGAACATCACAACTTATCTGAAACAGAAGATGCTTGCTTATTCAATTTTAACGATTTACCTGTAATTGAAAAATTAGGCTTATTTCAAGGAAGAGAATTAACAGAAAACAACGGACATCAACAAATTCAATAG
- a CDS encoding acyl-CoA thioesterase — MSQFTKQEKVRFQHVDYAGIVFYPRFLEMLNCLVEDWFEEALERPFSKMHETNGIPTVDLKIQFKNAARLGEILTKKLWVKELKNSSILCGFQFVNESENTVLEGEVTLVNVAFNPERNGINAEPFTEEMKNKISVFSLNT, encoded by the coding sequence ATGAGTCAATTTACAAAACAAGAAAAAGTCCGTTTCCAACATGTTGATTACGCTGGAATTGTCTTCTATCCCCGATTTTTAGAAATGCTAAACTGTTTGGTTGAAGATTGGTTTGAAGAAGCCTTAGAACGTCCTTTTTCAAAAATGCACGAAACCAACGGGATTCCAACGGTTGATTTAAAAATTCAATTCAAAAATGCAGCAAGATTGGGAGAAATCTTAACCAAAAAACTTTGGGTAAAAGAATTAAAAAACTCCTCTATTCTTTGCGGATTTCAATTTGTAAATGAATCAGAAAACACCGTTTTAGAAGGCGAAGTTACCTTAGTTAACGTAGCTTTTAACCCAGAAAGAAACGGCATCAATGCAGAACCTTTTACAGAAGAAATGAAGAATAAAATTTCAGTATTTAGTCTTAATACTTAA
- a CDS encoding L-threonylcarbamoyladenylate synthase, whose translation MISNDINLAVQHLNKNGIIGFPTETVYGLAGNAFNTAAIHKIFDVKKRPTFNPLIVHIKGIEDLDKVATEIPSIAYELANVFWPGPLTFILKKQPHIPDLVTANQDTVAVRVPNHPIALELLNKLDYPLVAPSANPFTSISPTTANHVEDYFANQIDMVLEGGICKAGIESTIVGFNNNKVVLYRLGALPVEAIEKITGSLIVSNKKEKKTITPGMFLKHYAPKTDFILTRNVKEELDWYSGKKIGLLLFNEFEPDFNPTYQRVLSEDGDLKQAASKLYEVLHELDKMNLEVIIAERFPEYELGNSINDRLERASKKDNIITNYLTTENEF comes from the coding sequence ATGATAAGTAACGATATAAATTTAGCTGTTCAGCATCTCAACAAAAATGGCATCATTGGTTTTCCAACAGAAACAGTTTATGGTTTGGCTGGAAATGCTTTTAATACAGCAGCTATTCATAAAATATTTGATGTTAAAAAACGACCTACGTTTAACCCGTTGATTGTTCATATTAAAGGAATTGAAGATTTAGATAAAGTTGCAACCGAAATCCCATCGATTGCATATGAATTGGCAAATGTATTTTGGCCAGGACCTTTGACATTCATATTAAAAAAGCAACCGCATATTCCTGATTTAGTTACCGCAAATCAAGATACGGTAGCGGTTCGTGTTCCAAATCATCCTATCGCTTTAGAGCTTCTTAATAAATTAGATTATCCTTTGGTGGCGCCAAGTGCAAATCCTTTTACAAGTATTAGTCCCACCACAGCAAATCATGTTGAAGATTACTTTGCAAATCAAATTGATATGGTTTTAGAAGGAGGTATTTGCAAGGCTGGAATAGAATCAACAATTGTAGGATTTAATAATAACAAAGTAGTTTTATATCGTTTAGGTGCGCTCCCTGTAGAAGCCATTGAAAAAATTACAGGATCACTAATTGTATCTAACAAAAAAGAAAAAAAGACTATTACTCCAGGTATGTTTTTAAAGCATTATGCTCCTAAAACTGATTTTATTCTAACTAGAAATGTAAAAGAAGAATTGGATTGGTATTCTGGTAAAAAAATAGGTCTTTTACTTTTTAATGAATTTGAGCCTGATTTTAACCCAACATATCAACGAGTACTTTCTGAAGATGGGGATTTAAAACAAGCGGCTTCAAAATTATATGAGGTACTTCATGAATTAGATAAAATGAATTTAGAGGTAATTATTGCCGAACGTTTTCCAGAGTATGAACTAGGAAATTCGATTAATGACCGATTAGAACGCGCCTCAAAAAAAGACAACATAATAACTAACTACTTAACAACAGAAAATGAATTTTAA
- a CDS encoding DUF7619 domain-containing protein translates to MKKTLLLIISLFFTFHIASAQCDSPTFPGVNNISQNSAIIFWEDVTSTAEWRIEVSYNGVAGTQYNVTSKPYTLSNLPCGSNIMVTITSICSPNVMSTPITMTFMTAPCNQPGQPQSFSACVDGPSQACFDLTLNDVNLIGTLNPAEHVVTYHASNDDANNNINPLSSPYCVGLGVNHPVYCRVTNTTNMNSYISVFFLHVTGYVYNQAALTQMEQCDQDNNGSITFNLTSTAAQLNTTNVLTYYATQGDAENEQNPITNPTIFTAVVQPSTIPIYIRESIVNSCDSIYTFNLRTYANCNLASVCSLANSLCGTLGITFQNTINVSSTGTQGCLNTTPNPTWFYLPISNTGNINLMIQQSVDPNFSNSNLDVDYVIYGPFSDPVTPCNGQITTNNIVSCSYSASPTEYPVISNAIAGQYYLIMVTNFSNIAGYIRISDFGNSQGTIDCTGIRLNAFLDTNANGTQDNGENNFPLGQFQYEKNNNGTIHNVTSLTGVYNIYENNSSNSYDINYVIDPAYAAMYSLTTSSYSNVNITSGSGINIYNFPINVIQSYNDLAVTIIPFSSPRPGFTYSNKIIYANIGNQTIPSGTVTFNNDSNVTITNISQSGTNPTTTGFNYNFTNLLPFEHREITVTFQVPTIPTVNAGQYLTNTASIIPLTNDILLENNNNSSSQMIINAYDPNDKMESHGEEILHSSFTSEDYLYYTIRFENTGNASAINVRINDVLDARLDENSIKMVSASHSYILDRVEDNLTWKFNNIMLPVSIANSAIGKGYIMFKVKPKPGYAVNDIISNTASIYFDFNPAIITNTYTTTFVATLGTNTFENNQFIVYPNPTNDFVTITSSNYNTIKSIIIYDMLGKVIISKDCNDSVIQTINTSELNSGIYLIDIVSKDNARTTKKLIIR, encoded by the coding sequence ATGAAAAAAACACTACTCTTAATTATTTCATTATTTTTTACTTTTCACATTGCTTCTGCTCAATGTGATAGTCCCACTTTTCCTGGGGTAAATAATATTTCTCAAAACTCTGCAATTATTTTCTGGGAAGATGTTACTTCAACTGCAGAATGGAGAATTGAAGTATCTTATAATGGAGTTGCAGGAACTCAATATAATGTAACTTCAAAGCCATATACTTTGTCAAATTTACCTTGTGGCTCAAACATAATGGTTACAATAACTTCTATTTGTTCTCCAAATGTAATGAGTACCCCTATTACTATGACCTTTATGACGGCTCCTTGTAATCAACCAGGTCAACCGCAAAGTTTTTCAGCTTGTGTAGACGGGCCTAGTCAAGCGTGTTTTGACTTAACACTTAATGATGTAAACTTGATAGGAACGCTTAATCCTGCTGAGCATGTTGTTACATATCATGCTTCTAATGATGATGCAAATAATAATATTAATCCACTTTCTTCACCATATTGTGTAGGTTTAGGAGTAAATCATCCAGTATATTGTAGAGTAACTAATACTACAAATATGAACTCTTATATTTCAGTATTTTTCTTGCATGTTACAGGGTATGTATACAATCAAGCAGCATTGACTCAAATGGAACAATGTGATCAAGATAACAATGGTTCTATTACTTTTAATTTAACATCAACTGCAGCACAATTAAATACTACAAATGTATTAACGTATTATGCTACCCAAGGTGATGCTGAAAATGAACAAAATCCAATTACAAACCCTACAATATTTACAGCTGTAGTTCAACCTTCTACTATTCCTATTTATATTAGAGAAAGTATTGTTAATAGTTGTGATAGTATATATACATTTAATTTGCGAACATATGCAAATTGTAACTTAGCTTCAGTTTGTAGTTTAGCAAATTCACTATGCGGTACATTGGGTATTACATTTCAAAATACAATCAATGTTTCTTCGACTGGTACACAAGGATGTTTAAATACAACACCTAATCCAACTTGGTTTTATTTACCAATTAGTAATACAGGGAATATTAACTTAATGATTCAACAAAGTGTAGATCCAAATTTTAGTAACTCAAATTTAGATGTTGATTATGTTATTTATGGGCCATTTTCAGATCCTGTAACCCCTTGTAATGGGCAAATTACAACAAATAATATTGTGAGTTGTAGTTATTCTGCTTCACCAACTGAATATCCTGTTATAAGTAATGCTATTGCTGGTCAATATTATCTAATTATGGTAACTAATTTTAGTAATATTGCAGGCTACATAAGAATTAGCGATTTCGGAAACTCACAAGGAACAATCGATTGTACGGGGATTCGATTAAATGCATTTTTGGATACGAATGCAAATGGAACTCAAGATAACGGTGAAAATAATTTTCCTTTAGGACAGTTTCAATATGAAAAGAACAATAATGGTACTATTCACAATGTAACTTCACTAACGGGAGTTTATAACATATATGAAAACAACTCATCAAATTCATATGATATTAACTATGTAATTGATCCTGCATATGCAGCAATGTATTCATTAACAACAAGCTCTTACAGTAATGTAAATATAACATCTGGTTCTGGTATAAATATTTATAACTTCCCAATCAATGTAATACAATCTTATAATGACTTAGCTGTAACTATAATACCATTTTCTTCACCTCGACCAGGATTTACATATAGTAATAAAATTATATATGCTAATATTGGTAATCAAACAATTCCATCAGGAACAGTAACTTTTAACAATGATAGTAATGTTACTATAACCAATATTTCTCAAAGTGGAACTAACCCAACAACAACTGGTTTTAATTATAATTTTACTAATTTATTACCTTTTGAACATAGAGAAATCACGGTAACTTTTCAAGTACCAACAATTCCAACTGTTAATGCAGGACAATATTTGACAAATACGGCTTCAATTATACCTTTAACAAATGATATTTTACTTGAAAATAATAACAATTCTTCATCTCAAATGATAATTAATGCATATGATCCTAATGACAAAATGGAGTCTCATGGGGAAGAAATTTTACACAGTTCATTTACTTCTGAAGATTATTTGTATTACACCATTCGTTTCGAAAACACAGGAAATGCAAGCGCAATTAATGTAAGAATTAATGATGTATTAGACGCTAGATTAGATGAAAATTCAATTAAAATGGTAAGCGCTAGTCATTCTTATATTTTAGATCGTGTTGAAGATAATTTAACATGGAAATTTAATAACATAATGTTACCCGTTTCAATTGCGAATTCAGCTATTGGAAAAGGATATATTATGTTTAAAGTTAAACCAAAACCAGGTTACGCTGTTAACGATATTATTTCTAATACAGCTTCAATTTATTTTGATTTTAATCCAGCAATTATAACAAATACCTATACTACTACTTTTGTAGCAACATTAGGAACTAACACTTTTGAAAATAATCAATTTATAGTTTATCCTAATCCTACAAATGATTTTGTGACAATAACATCAAGCAATTATAATACTATTAAATCTATTATTATTTATGATATGCTGGGTAAAGTAATTATTTCGAAAGATTGTAATGATTCGGTAATTCAAACAATTAATACTTCAGAATTAAATTCTGGCATCTATTTAATTGATATAGTAAGTAAAGACAATGCACGGACAACAAAAAAACTAATTATTAGATAA